The window ATGATACCTGCAGTATTGTTGTTAACGAGAAATGACTTAAGTAGCGATAGCGCCTTCTCAAAGCTTCTGACTGAGTTACTGTTTCCAATTGCAAAATCCTTCCATTTATTCTGCAATCAATTAATAATCCCCACTAGAATTAGTTACTGTCCTAAATGTTAAAAACATGCACTCTTCATAATTTGCTTCCAGGGAGGGGATGGGGACATTGTATACAGCAAAAATGATAATGATTTTCACCCAACCTGTGTGGCAGCATATCATGGCTCCCATAATGGTGGAGAAGACATTTCATGTTTAAAGGATGAAGAATCATGTGCTGACCATCCGCAGCCTGATATAGAGAGAAAATAGCATATATGAAACTAACCGTGTAGTTGCCACTACAAATGAAAATATAAATGACCAACAACCACATAACACAACCAAATACAAACCAGTTGGAACTTAAATGGAAACCAGGTCAAAAAGGCAAAAAAAAAAAAATACAAGCAAGTTGCATGACAAAGATTGGAGCCGCTATCAAGGATACAAATGGAAAGGTCTGCAAAATTTGACACGCATCATATACCCGACCCCACCCTGTCCAACTACATTTCCAAACACAACACCGAATATCATGGGAAGGAGAAAAAAAGATAAATGTGACAATGTCTCAATTTCAGTCACCTGGTAGAAATTGTAGGAGTCCTTCTCTTTTACACTTTCAGTGAAATGTGAGTGCCCTTGGACAGTCTTGCTTTCATCATATGAAGAAGACAAAAGATTTTCATGGCCTTCCAATGATTCCGCCGCATCCACAGATTGGTCAGAAGAAGTCCCATCATCTGACTTGTCCACTAATAAACTCTCTGAACACTTATTTGAGTCATTAAAGCCATTAGACAAAGTTCCATCCCCAATGATTGATGCTTCACTGTTACCATTAGTAGGATTTGCAGTAGCCAAGACAACAGAAGAACCAGTTTTATTGTTGTCAATAGCCCGGTGCTCATTCCAATACTTCTTCCTCTGTTCCAAATGTTCCATTGCAGCACATACATACGGCAGCTTCTCTAGGTCATCGACAAGCCCCGCATCTGCCCGGACTAACCAAGCATCTAGCTCTGATATCGCCTTTCTGACGGAAAGATCTACATCTGATGTAAATGTAAACTTTGAAAAGGGATCGTAACTTTCATCATCACAACCTGGCATTGCATCTTTCTCCTGTTTAATTTTATGGGATATAGTAAATGAATCCTTTTGTCGACTAAGAAGCATAAACTCGGTAGAATCACCAACACTATACTGCTTAACATTCTCAACAAAGAGGGTGTATAAATCCTTTGGTGATATCATCACAAAACACAAAGGGCATCTTTTCCAGGAGTCGCCCTTATGATCTTCCTTCCCCATCAGTAGGTATTGCAAAATGCATGGGAAACAGAAAATATGTCCGCATGAGGTTATCTGAGGACAAAGAGGATACTCCAGACAAATTGGACACTGAACCAAAGTAGGGGTGGAATACCTCACACATATGATGTCCTCCCACCGTAACATCTTATCAGGATCCATTGACTCAGCCGAGTAGTTTCCGGCATCCAAGACCACAAATTTGTAGTTTGCCTGAAGAAATAAGTCTTTGTTGTATGCCTTTCTCTTATGTTGCCTTCTTGCAGGGGGAGGAGGAGGACCTCTAGCCTGGGGACGCGAAATGGGATCATAATGAAAATTCAACAAGTGGTTGCCATTCATCATCTGGGATCTTCTTCCAGCTGGTTGCGGTGAGCTTCCATGAGAAGCAACAGTACCGATACTCTGTTGGCTCCCGGACCTTTTCCCTCTAGAGCGGTATGAACCAGCCCCTCGTCCATTTCCACCGGAGCGAGACTGAGAGTGTCTCTCGTGGTTGGGCATAACATTATTGTCAGCAAGTCCTAACTCAGTCACCTAAGTAAATTGTCTTTAACTGTTAATTATACTGAGATCAAATAGTGTATAATAACATATACATTGAATCATTCAAGTATGATATATGTACCTCTTGGGAAGATCCAAGGGAATCTTGTGGAGCTGGTAAGGATGGGCCTGTAAAC of the Fragaria vesca subsp. vesca linkage group LG6, FraVesHawaii_1.0, whole genome shotgun sequence genome contains:
- the LOC101302963 gene encoding RING finger protein 10-like, which encodes MSILPNQNQGSNSSSSSIPFANPNSQHGNHHDRHLFQPQSLSRQNIAFGSLDISDSHSPTSPGPSLPAPQDSLGSSQEVTELGLADNNVMPNHERHSQSRSGGNGRGAGSYRSRGKRSGSQQSIGTVASHGSSPQPAGRRSQMMNGNHLLNFHYDPISRPQARGPPPPPARRQHKRKAYNKDLFLQANYKFVVLDAGNYSAESMDPDKMLRWEDIICVRYSTPTLVQCPICLEYPLCPQITSCGHIFCFPCILQYLLMGKEDHKGDSWKRCPLCFVMISPKDLYTLFVENVKQYSVGDSTEFMLLSRQKDSFTISHKIKQEKDAMPGCDDESYDPFSKFTFTSDVDLSVRKAISELDAWLVRADAGLVDDLEKLPYVCAAMEHLEQRKKYWNEHRAIDNNKTGSSVVLATANPTNGNSEASIIGDGTLSNGFNDSNKCSESLLVDKSDDGTSSDQSVDAAESLEGHENLLSSSYDESKTVQGHSHFTESVKEKDSYNFYQAADGQHMILHPLNMKCLLHHYGSHDMLPHRINGRILQLETVTQSEALRRRYRYLSHFSLTTILQFCEIDLSELLSPDALSPFMEDIKKRERQRKQLARKERKEQIKAESAMAYPIPIVAGFAQSFHDESPTFSMDDFEALGSTSVTSSSPPIVGERRLFSSVTKLGFAAGHDSPSLKLDGTNSLNGNDAGSSLQTAGTQNAGVTSFANITSRAKPEENLDAPKINGSGKKGKKQSRVLLSTTGGRRY